TATAGTAAATATAAAGGCaaaacatacatatatgttGAAGGAGAAGAAACGGACGATTATATTGGTAATATATCTTCTTCTGATATTACATCATCTTCAGAAAGCGAGTATGAAGAAatagatataaatgatatatatccatataaatctccaaaatataaaacttTAATTGAAGTAGTACTAAAACCTAGTACAAATAGTAATGTACGAGATATACACGATGATACAACACATGCACAAAGTGTAAAACCTAGTGATATATCCACTAATAAATTGACGGATAATGAATGgaatgaattaaaaaaggtttttatatttcaatatTTAGAAAACGTACAAAACGATTTACCTAATGAAAATACCattgatgataatatagATATGGAACCTAATATTATACACAATAATATGGAAGAAAAACCATTCATAACATCAATTCAGGATAGATTTCTTGGTAGTACTGATCAAGAGGTTACTTATAATATTGATTGGAATGTTCCAAAAAATATTAGCACTAATACTACAGATGTTCCAATATATGGTTCATCAAATGATCAATATACTGGTATTGATTTAATCAATGATGCTTTAAATAGTGATCAACATGttgatatatatgatgagTTACtcaaaagaaaagaaaatgaattGTTTGGAACAAAACATTCAAAACATACATCAACAAATAGAGTTGCaaaacaaatatatgatGATCCTTTAAGTAATGAAATAGATTTGTTTCATAAATGGTTAGATAGACATAGAGATATGTGCAACCAATGGAATAATAAAGAGGAAATGTTGAACCAATTGAATAAAGAATGgaataaagaaaataaagaacATATATTTGGTATAACCTTGaatgataatgatattCAGAGAATTaatgatgaaaattataatatgattaGCACAAACACAcatgatgataatgatataaCATCTCTTGAAGATTTTGGTTCAACAAATATTCCATATAGTGCTCTTATAACGCAAAATAATGATTCTCAAAGACAAAATTTACGTACAAACATTTCTATGGATATACATtttgatgaaaataataataatgtaacCAATGAAGACGATCAGTTGGAAAATTCGTATAATTTTTGATgatattgaaaataaataccataaaaaatatgaaacaaataataataatttaattcataatgatgaaaattatattaatttaaaaagtaTTGTTTCTAGacaatatattaataataaattaaaataaaaacttATTCCAATATGTAGTATATcgaatatataaaatatatctatataacgaattatttatttatttattttgtttttttaattttcttctttttttaatagaaatgtgatttttattttttttttttgttttttaattagtatttttttttgtatttataatcataaaatatatatttatataaaaacaaaatattttaaatatttcttaattattttgtattatgaattattatataaaagaaaacgtatat
Above is a genomic segment from Plasmodium gaboni strain SY75 chromosome Unknown, whole genome shotgun sequence containing:
- a CDS encoding putative EMP1-like protein; translation: YSKYKGKTYIYVEGEETDDYIGNISSSDITSSSESEYEEIDINDIYPYKSPKYKTLIEVVLKPSTNSNVRDIHDDTTHAQSVKPSDISTNKLTDNEWNELKKVFIFQYLENVQNDLPNENTIDDNIDMEPNIIHNNMEEKPFITSIQDRFLGSTDQEVTYNIDWNVPKNISTNTTDVPIYGSSNDQYTGIDLINDALNSDQHVDIYDELLKRKENELFGTKHSKHTSTNRVAKQIYDDPLSNEIDLFHKWLDRHRDMCNQWNNKEEMLNQLNKEWNKENKEHIFGITLNDNDIQRINDENYNMISTNTHDDNDITSLEDFGSTNIPYSALITQNNDSQRQNLRTNISMDIHFDENNNNVTNEDDQLENSYNF